In Streptomyces canus, one DNA window encodes the following:
- a CDS encoding SpoIIE family protein phosphatase encodes MTTGLVPGGQTPDPRPTGGLPQQRHEPVGQAALHVDNRPRSSVITARAAASFEPVGRSVATARSFVRDTLQGWGFADIVDDAVVLTSELVTNAVVHAGTAADVLCLRSDDGVRIEVGDHYPEREIPLQGQAVNMGNLDREGGRGLQLCAALAGRWGVEYTPTHKQVWFQLDLPERTVGTRTAGPSLPADLLPLADGRVRVAVVQIDRACAISSWNEDAEELFGYAAEQVIGKPLTDIAAWPHTPGTSTGIAEALQLSRWEGSYGIRAANGRVTSVYASHLRVRDTGGEPSTVCLLVRDHERAVLQTPLRVPASDTNTSSDGQSTDPFEVFIGSPAPDDLDGLLQRTVERARDMLDGDSAFLLLATDDETELEVRASTGLPSARQRFARVPVEAGPGRYGSARMPAVHDDLSAVPGAVPLLNGTGMRSVVTVPLKVEGRLTGSLGVAAEGPGRYSNEEALRLQFAADRIALAVESARLGELERLRRGSLSFLVEASDLLAGTLDRDQTLALMAQMTVPTLATWCAVYTIADQASDPYLSYVLHEDEELIDGIKSLLSKIQPPDPVPTPGARVWSAPGEAAHQAALRSSMRSLGLSGGPTHQIASGIGPTLATASAVGGETVVLPLVARNRVIGMLTLGKPADEHFRQEILELAEDLSRRAALALDNARLYSERTAISQSLQRSLLPPELPEIDGVEVEVIYRAAGEGNEVGGDFYDVFPISDGAYGFAIGDVCGTGPNAAAVTGLARHALRLLAREGLSGPAVLERLNSAILDEGARSRFLTLLYGELWPQEDGSARLKVVCAGHPLPLRLRQDGTVEPAAEPQPLLGVMEDLELYEQTVTLDPGDVLLCVTDGVTERREGTRMLGDDGLADVLTTCTGLTAGAVAARIMRAVERFASDAPSDDMAILAMRVPGLHTD; translated from the coding sequence ATGACCACCGGACTGGTCCCCGGGGGACAGACCCCGGACCCCCGGCCGACGGGCGGCCTGCCGCAGCAGCGGCACGAGCCGGTCGGCCAGGCAGCCCTGCACGTCGACAACCGGCCGAGGAGTTCTGTGATCACCGCGCGCGCGGCCGCCAGCTTCGAGCCTGTCGGTCGATCGGTAGCGACCGCCCGCTCCTTTGTCCGCGACACCCTCCAGGGATGGGGCTTCGCCGACATCGTCGACGACGCGGTGGTCCTCACCAGCGAACTCGTCACCAATGCCGTGGTGCACGCGGGCACCGCCGCGGACGTTCTGTGCCTGCGCAGTGACGACGGTGTGCGGATCGAGGTGGGCGACCACTACCCCGAGCGCGAGATCCCCCTCCAGGGTCAGGCCGTCAACATGGGCAACCTGGACCGCGAGGGCGGCCGCGGCCTCCAGCTCTGCGCCGCGCTCGCCGGCCGGTGGGGCGTCGAGTACACGCCCACTCACAAGCAGGTGTGGTTCCAGCTCGATCTGCCCGAACGCACGGTGGGCACCCGCACGGCAGGTCCGTCCCTGCCCGCGGACCTCCTCCCGCTGGCGGACGGCCGCGTCCGCGTCGCCGTCGTCCAAATCGACCGTGCGTGCGCCATCAGCTCGTGGAACGAGGACGCCGAGGAACTCTTCGGCTACGCCGCCGAACAGGTCATCGGCAAGCCCCTGACCGATATCGCGGCCTGGCCGCACACCCCGGGCACCAGCACCGGAATCGCCGAGGCCCTCCAGCTCTCGCGCTGGGAGGGCAGCTACGGCATCAGGGCGGCCAACGGTCGCGTCACTTCTGTGTACGCCTCCCACCTGCGCGTCCGTGACACCGGCGGCGAACCCTCCACGGTCTGCCTCCTGGTGCGCGACCACGAACGCGCCGTCCTGCAGACCCCGTTGCGGGTGCCCGCCTCCGACACGAACACCTCATCCGACGGCCAGAGCACCGACCCCTTCGAGGTGTTCATCGGCTCCCCGGCCCCGGACGACCTCGACGGCCTCCTCCAGCGCACCGTCGAACGTGCGCGCGACATGCTCGACGGCGACTCCGCCTTCCTGCTCCTCGCGACCGACGACGAGACCGAGCTGGAGGTCCGCGCCTCCACCGGCCTGCCCTCCGCCCGCCAGCGCTTCGCGCGCGTGCCCGTCGAGGCAGGCCCCGGCCGCTACGGCTCCGCCCGCATGCCGGCCGTCCACGACGACCTCTCGGCCGTACCCGGCGCCGTACCGCTCCTGAACGGCACGGGCATGCGCTCGGTGGTCACGGTCCCGCTGAAGGTCGAGGGCCGCCTCACCGGCTCCCTCGGTGTGGCCGCCGAAGGCCCCGGCAGATACTCGAACGAAGAGGCCCTCCGCCTCCAATTCGCCGCCGACCGCATCGCGTTGGCAGTCGAGTCTGCGCGCCTGGGTGAACTCGAACGCCTGCGCCGCGGCTCCCTGAGCTTCCTCGTCGAGGCCTCCGACCTCCTCGCCGGCACCCTGGACCGCGACCAGACCCTGGCGCTCATGGCCCAGATGACCGTCCCCACCCTGGCCACCTGGTGCGCCGTCTACACGATCGCCGACCAGGCCTCGGATCCCTATCTGTCGTACGTCCTCCACGAGGACGAGGAACTCATCGACGGCATCAAGTCGTTGCTGTCCAAGATCCAGCCCCCGGACCCGGTACCCACCCCCGGGGCCCGCGTCTGGTCGGCCCCCGGCGAGGCAGCACACCAAGCGGCTCTGCGCAGCTCCATGCGCAGCCTCGGACTCAGCGGCGGCCCCACCCACCAGATCGCCTCCGGAATCGGTCCCACGCTCGCCACAGCCTCCGCGGTGGGCGGCGAGACCGTCGTCCTCCCGCTGGTCGCCCGCAACCGCGTCATCGGCATGCTGACCCTCGGCAAGCCCGCGGACGAACACTTCCGCCAGGAAATCCTGGAACTGGCCGAGGACTTGTCCCGCCGGGCCGCCCTCGCCCTGGACAACGCCCGCCTCTACTCCGAGCGCACCGCCATCAGTCAGTCCCTCCAGCGCAGCCTCCTACCGCCCGAGCTCCCCGAGATCGACGGCGTGGAGGTCGAGGTCATCTACCGTGCGGCCGGAGAAGGCAATGAGGTCGGTGGCGACTTCTACGACGTCTTCCCCATCAGCGACGGCGCCTACGGGTTCGCCATCGGCGATGTCTGCGGTACGGGTCCGAACGCGGCGGCGGTCACGGGCCTCGCCCGGCACGCCCTCAGGCTGCTCGCTCGCGAGGGCCTCAGCGGCCCGGCGGTCCTGGAGCGACTGAACTCCGCGATCCTCGACGAGGGCGCCCGCAGTCGCTTCCTGACCCTCCTCTACGGCGAGCTGTGGCCGCAGGAGGACGGCAGCGCCCGACTGAAGGTCGTCTGCGCCGGCCACCCCCTCCCGCTCCGCCTGCGCCAGGACGGCACCGTCGAACCGGCTGCCGAACCCCAGCCGCTTCTCGGTGTCATGGAGGACCTGGAGCTCTACGAGCAGACGGTCACCCTCGACCCGGGCGACGTCCTCCTCTGCGTCACGGACGGCGTCACCGAGCGCCGCGAAGGCACCCGCATGCTGGGCGACGACGGTCTCGCCGACGTCCTCACCACCTGCACGGGCCTGACGGCCGGCGCGGTCGCGGCCCGCATCATGCGCGCGGTCGAGCGCTTCGCCTCCGACGCCCCGTCCGACGACATGGCGATCCTGGCGATGCGCGTCCCGGGCCTGCACACGGACTGA
- a CDS encoding DegT/DnrJ/EryC1/StrS family aminotransferase has translation MLRAAGVGVGDEVVVPAFGNVEVAEAVTLAGALLVFADIHPVSYCLDASAVEAAVTPRTAAVVVVHRFGRPADMARLLALGQRHGLLVLQEGESEAPYDEIAQRRERACYLDGKLRGVRTPDGGDGHTYQQYVVRVPGNGRPDRDAFARALRGKGVDCRVPVKTPVHRLPEFRRCVSLPETERAADETLALPVDASLTKRDMQRVVAACNALGGLLQPAF, from the coding sequence ATGCTCAGGGCCGCCGGCGTCGGAGTCGGTGACGAGGTCGTCGTGCCGGCCTTCGGGAACGTCGAGGTTGCCGAGGCGGTGACACTCGCGGGTGCGCTCCTGGTGTTCGCGGACATACATCCGGTCAGTTACTGCCTTGACGCCTCCGCTGTCGAAGCGGCGGTAACTCCGCGGACGGCGGCCGTCGTTGTCGTACACCGATTCGGGCGACCTGCCGACATGGCGCGGCTGCTCGCGCTCGGGCAGCGGCACGGGCTGCTGGTGCTGCAGGAGGGCGAGTCCGAGGCGCCGTACGACGAGATCGCTCAACGTCGGGAGCGGGCCTGCTACCTCGATGGGAAGTTGCGCGGGGTGCGCACGCCCGATGGCGGGGACGGGCACACCTATCAGCAGTACGTGGTGCGGGTGCCCGGTAACGGGCGGCCGGACCGGGACGCGTTCGCTCGCGCCCTGCGGGGCAAGGGGGTTGACTGCCGGGTGCCGGTGAAGACGCCCGTGCACCGGTTGCCCGAGTTCCGGCGTTGTGTGTCGCTGCCGGAGACCGAGCGGGCGGCCGACGAGACGCTCGCGCTGCCGGTGGACGCTTCGCTGACCAAGCGGGACATGCAGCGGGTCGTGGCCGCGTGCAATGCGCTGGGGGGACTGCTTCAGCCTGCTTTCTGA